Proteins from a single region of Nerophis ophidion isolate RoL-2023_Sa linkage group LG10, RoL_Noph_v1.0, whole genome shotgun sequence:
- the LOC133560256 gene encoding mucin-22-like isoform X2 — protein MDIGTFSKMLMVHLVLNCYAIVTVTAIGHTTVTGATTTGGTTVTGATTTGGTTVTAVTTTGGTTVAGATTTGGTTVTGATTTGGTTVTGATTTGGTTVTGGTTVTGATTTGGTTVTEATTTGGTTVTGGTTVTGASTTGGTTVTAVTTTGGTTVAGATTTGGTTVTGATTTGGTTVTGATTTGGTTVTGATTTGGTTVTGATTTGGTTVTGATTTGGTTVTAVTTTGGTTVTGATTTGGTTVTGATTTGGTTVTEATTTGGTTVTGATTTGGTTVTGGTTVTGATTTGGTTVTGATTTGGTTVTAVTTTGGTTVTGATTTGGTTVTGATTTGGTTVTGATTTGGTTVTGGTTVTGATTTGGTTVTEATTTGGTTVTVATTTGGTTVTGATTTGGTTVTEATTTGGTTVTGATTTGGTTVTAVTTTGGTTVTAVTTTGGTTVTGVTTVTGATTTGETTVTEATTTGGTTVTGATTTGGTTVTEATTTGGTTVTGATTTGGTTVNGATTTRGTTVTGATTTGGTTVTGGTTVTGATTTGGTTVTEATTTGGTTVTGATTTGGTTVTGGTTVTGASTTGGTTVTEATMTGGTTVTGDTAIGGTTVTGDTTTGGTTVTGATTTGGTTVTGATTTGGTTVTGGTTVTGATTTGGTTVTEATTTGGTTVTGATTTGGTTVTVGTTVTGASTTGGTTVTEATTTGGTTLTETTTTAATTVTGGTTVTGASLTVGTTATGATTTEETTVTGATTTGGTTVTGATTTGATTLTGATTTEGTTVTGGTTVTGASTTGGTTVTVSTMTGGTTVTGGTTVTGATTTGGTTVTGATTNGGTTVTGDTTTGGTTVTGATTTGGTTVIGATTTGGITVTEATTTGGITVTEAITTEGTTVTGGTTVTGATTTGGTTVTGATTTGATTLTGATTTEGTTVTGGTTVTGASTTGGTTVTVSTMTGGTTVTGGTTTGATTTGATTTRATTTGATTTGATTTGATTTGGTTTGATTVTPSTTVTETTTGTTTSLSPTTTGGPTTALATTTTAVAPRPAVVVVLAAIVVVPFVPQLTDPNSQEFMDLAQLIFIIYDRTFRARYNTYSRCVVRRFRLSTRLLRADRVESDVDIEFVNTATSEEIPSSNDIETNLRTDLEDPANNFTLEFDTSSIRVTERNETTTTAAPTEALTLLRLTFRSAGEEFTTDLLNPSSPAFQSRATLIRSILQPIYQRGFPSFRSMTVVSFSNGSIINNLDLSFASVSVPSSTAIANILIVAAPQITAFNVDTSSIFVNGAQFSSGVSHKTSIITASCLALLPWILSNH, from the exons ATGGATATTGGAACGTTTTCAAAAATGTTGATGGTGCATTTGG TGTTAAATTGCTATGCAATTGTAACTGTGACTGCAATTGGACATACAACTGTGACTGGAGCCACAACGACTGGAGGAACAACTGTGACTGGAGCCACAACGACTGGAGGAACAACTGTGACTGCAGTCACAACAACTGGAGGAACAACTGTAGCTGGAGCCACAACAACTGGAGGAACAACTGTGACTGGAGCCACAACAACTGGAGGAACAACTGTGACTGGAGCCACAACGACTGGAGGAACAACTGTAACTGGAGGCACAACAGTGACTGGAGCCACAACAACTGGAGGAACAACTGTGACTGAAGCCACAACGACTGGAGGAACAACTGTGACTGGGGGCACAACAGTGACTGGAGCCTCAACAACTGGAGGAACAACTGTGACTGCAGTCACAACAACTGGAGGAACAACTGTAGCTGGAGCCACAACAACTGGAGGAACAACTGTGACTGGAGCCACAACAACTGGAGGAACAACTGTGACTGGAGCCACAACGACTGGAGGAACAACTGTGACTGGAGCCACAACAACTGGAGGAACAACTGTGACTGGAGCCACAACGACAGGAGGAACAACTGTGACTGGAGCCACAACGACTGGAGGAACAACTGTGACTGCAGTCACAACAACCGGAGGAACAACTGTGACTGGAGCCACAACAACTGGAGGAACAACTGTGACTGGAGCCACAACGACTGGAGGAACAACTGTGACTGAAGCCACAACAACTGGAGGAACAACTGTGACTGGAGCCACAACAACTGGAGGAACAACTGTAACTGGAGGCACAACAGTGACTGGAGCCACAACAACTGGAGGAACAACTGTGACTGGAGCCACAACGACTGGAGGAACAACTGTGACTGCAGTCACAACAACAGGAGGAACAACTGTGACTGGAGCCACAACAACTGGAGGAACAACTGTAACTGGAGCCACAACAACTGGAGGAACAACTGTGACTGGAGCCACAACAACTGGAGGAACAACTGTAACTGGAGGCACAACAGTGACTGGAGCCACAACAACTGGAGGAACAACTGTGACTGAAGCCACAACGACTGGAGGAACAACTGTGACTGTAGCCACAACGACTGGAGGAACAACAGTGACTGGAGCCACAACCACTGGAGGAACAACTGTGACTGAAGCCACAACGACTGGAGGAACAACTGTGACTGGAGCCACAACGACTGGAGGAACAACTGTGACTGCAGTCACAACAACAGGAGGAACAACTGTGACTGCAGTCACAACAACTGGGGGAACAACTGTAACTGGAGTCACAACAGTGACTGGAGCCACAACAACTGGGGAAACAACTGTGACTGAAGCCACAACGACTGGAGGAACAACTGTGACTGGAGCCACAACAACTGGAGGAACAACTGTGACTGAAGCCACAACGACTGGAGGAACAACTGTGACTGGAGCCACAACCACTGGAGGAACAACAGTGAATGGAGCCACAACCACTAGAGGAACAACTGTGACTGGAGCCACAACAACTGGGGGAACAACTGTAACTGGAGGCACAACAGTGACTGGAGCCACAACAACTGGAGGAACAACTGTGACTGAAGCCACAACGACTGGAGGAACAACTGTGACTGGAGCCACAACGACTGGAGGAACAACTGTGACTGGGGGCACAACAGTGACTGGAGCCTCAACAACTGGAGGAACAACTGTGACTGAAGCCACAATGACTGGAGGAACAACTGTGACTGGAGACACAGCGATTGGAGGAACAACTGTGACTGGAGACACAACCACTGGAGGAACAACTGTGACTGGAGCCACAACCACTGGAGGAACAACTGTGACTGGAGCCACAACAACTGGGGGAACAACTGTGACTGGAGGCACAACAGTGACTGGAGCCACAACAACTGGAGGAACAACTGTGACTGAAGCCACAACGACTGGAGGAACAACTGTGACTGGAGCCACAACGACTGGAGGAACAACTGTGACTGTGGGCACAACAGTGACTGGAGCCTCAACGACTGGAGGAACAACTGTGACTGAAGCCACAACAACTGGAGGAACAACTCTGACTGAAACCACAACGACTGCAGCAACAACTGTGACTGGGGGCACAACAGTGACTGGAGCCTCACTGACTGTAGGAACAACTGCGACTGGAGCCACAACAACTGAAGAAACAACTGTGACTGGAGCCACAACGACAGGAGGAACAACTGTCACTGGAGCCACAACGACTGGAGCAACAACCCTGACTGGAGCCACAACGACTGAAGGCACAACTGTGACTGGAGGCACAACTGTGACTGGAGCCTCAACGACTGGAGGAACAACTGTGACTGTATCCACAATGACTGGAGGAACAACTGTGACTGGAGGCACAACTGTGACTGGAGCCACAACAACTGGAGGAACAACAGTGACTGGAGCGACAACAAATGGAGGAACAACTGTGACTGGAGATACAACAACTGGAGGAACAACTGTGACTGGAGCCACAACGACTGGAGGTACAACTGTGATTGGAGCCACAACGACTGGAGGAATAACAGTGACTGAAGCCACAACGACTGGAGGAATAACAGTAACTGAAGCCATAACGACTGAAGGAACAACAGTGACTGGAGGCACAACAGTTACTGGAGCCACAACAACTGGAGGAACAACTGTCACTGGAGCCACAACGACTGGAGCAACAACCCTGACTGGAGCCACAACGACTGAAGGCACAACTGTGACTGGAGGCACAACTGTGACTGGAGCCTCAACGACTGGAGGAACAACTGTGACTGTATCCACAATGACTGGAGGAACAACTGTGACTGGAG GCACAACAACTGGAGCCACAACCACTGGAGCCACAACGACTAGAGCCACAACCACTGGAGCCACAACCACTGGAGCCACAACCACTGGAGCCACAACCACTGGAGGCACAACAACTGGAGCCACAACTGTGACTCCAAGCACAACTGTGACTGAAACCACAACTGGCACAACCACCAGTCTCTCTCCAACTACAACTGGAGGACCTACAACAGCACTAGCAACTACCACAACTGCTGTTGCACCCCGTCCAGCTGTAGTAGTTGTTCTTGCAGCTATAGTGGTGGTGCCGTTCGTACCACAGCTGACTGACCCAAATAGTCAAGAATTTATGGACCTTGCTCAATTGATTTTTATCATA TACGATAGGACCTTCAGAGCGAGATACAACACATACAGTCGCTGTGTCGTCAGACGCTTCAG ACTAAGTACACGACTATTGCGAGCTGATCGGGTGGAGTCGGATGTGGACATTGAGTTTGTCAACACAGCGACGTCAGAGGAAATTCCCAGTTCGAACGATATAGAGACAAATTTAAGGACGGATTTGGAAGATCCAGCCAACAacttcactttagaatttgatactaGCTCTATCAGAGTCACTG AGAGAAATGAAACAACGACAACTGCTGCACCCACCGAGGCACTCACATTACTACGCTTGACATTCCGTTCCGCCGGAGAGGAGTTCACGACAGACTTGCTAAATCCGTCTTCCCCTGCGTTCCAAAGTCGCGCCACCCTCATTAGGTCCATA
- the LOC133560256 gene encoding mucin-22-like isoform X1, with the protein MDIGTFSKMLMVHLVLNCYAIVTVTAIGHTTVTGATTTGGTTVTGATTTGGTTVTAVTTTGGTTVAGATTTGGTTVTGATTTGGTTVTGATTTGGTTVTGGTTVTGATTTGGTTVTEATTTGGTTVTGGTTVTGASTTGGTTVTAVTTTGGTTVAGATTTGGTTVTGATTTGGTTVTGATTTGGTTVTGATTTGGTTVTGATTTGGTTVTGATTTGGTTVTAVTTTGGTTVTGATTTGGTTVTGATTTGGTTVTEATTTGGTTVTGATTTGGTTVTGGTTVTGATTTGGTTVTGATTTGGTTVTAVTTTGGTTVTGATTTGGTTVTGATTTGGTTVTGATTTGGTTVTGGTTVTGATTTGGTTVTEATTTGGTTVTVATTTGGTTVTGATTTGGTTVTEATTTGGTTVTGATTTGGTTVTAVTTTGGTTVTAVTTTGGTTVTGVTTVTGATTTGETTVTEATTTGGTTVTGATTTGGTTVTEATTTGGTTVTGATTTGGTTVNGATTTRGTTVTGATTTGGTTVTGGTTVTGATTTGGTTVTEATTTGGTTVTGATTTGGTTVTGGTTVTGASTTGGTTVTEATMTGGTTVTGDTAIGGTTVTGDTTTGGTTVTGATTTGGTTVTGATTTGGTTVTGGTTVTGATTTGGTTVTEATTTGGTTVTGATTTGGTTVTVGTTVTGASTTGGTTVTEATTTGGTTLTETTTTAATTVTGGTTVTGASLTVGTTATGATTTEETTVTGATTTGGTTVTGATTTGATTLTGATTTEGTTVTGGTTVTGASTTGGTTVTVSTMTGGTTVTGGTTVTGATTTGGTTVTGATTNGGTTVTGDTTTGGTTVTGATTTGGTTVIGATTTGGITVTEATTTGGITVTEAITTEGTTVTGGTTVTGATTTGGTTVTGATTTGATTLTGATTTEGTTVTGGTTVTGASTTGGTTVTVSTMTGGTTVTGGTTVTGATTTGGTTVTGATTNGGTTVTGDTTTGGTTVTGATTTGGTTVIGATTTGGITVTEATTTRGITVTEATTTEGTTVTGGTTVTGATTTGGTTGTGATTVTGAITTGGTTGTGATTTGATTTGSTTVTGGTTVTGATTTGATTTGGTTVTGATTTGATTVTGATTTGGTTVTVATTTGTITTGTTTTGATTTGATTTGGTTTGATTVTGATTTGATTTGGTTVTGATTTGATTTGATTVTGATTTGATTVTGATTTGATTVTGATTTRATTTGATTTGGTTVTGATTTRATTTGATTTGGTTTGATTTGATTTRATTTGATTTGATTTGATTTGGTTTGATTVTPSTTVTETTTGTTTSLSPTTTGGPTTALATTTTAVAPRPAVVVVLAAIVVVPFVPQLTDPNSQEFMDLAQLIFIIYDRTFRARYNTYSRCVVRRFRLSTRLLRADRVESDVDIEFVNTATSEEIPSSNDIETNLRTDLEDPANNFTLEFDTSSIRVTERNETTTTAAPTEALTLLRLTFRSAGEEFTTDLLNPSSPAFQSRATLIRSILQPIYQRGFPSFRSMTVVSFSNGSIINNLDLSFASVSVPSSTAIANILIVAAPQITAFNVDTSSIFVNGAQFSSGVSHKTSIITASCLALLPWILSNH; encoded by the exons ATGGATATTGGAACGTTTTCAAAAATGTTGATGGTGCATTTGG TGTTAAATTGCTATGCAATTGTAACTGTGACTGCAATTGGACATACAACTGTGACTGGAGCCACAACGACTGGAGGAACAACTGTGACTGGAGCCACAACGACTGGAGGAACAACTGTGACTGCAGTCACAACAACTGGAGGAACAACTGTAGCTGGAGCCACAACAACTGGAGGAACAACTGTGACTGGAGCCACAACAACTGGAGGAACAACTGTGACTGGAGCCACAACGACTGGAGGAACAACTGTAACTGGAGGCACAACAGTGACTGGAGCCACAACAACTGGAGGAACAACTGTGACTGAAGCCACAACGACTGGAGGAACAACTGTGACTGGGGGCACAACAGTGACTGGAGCCTCAACAACTGGAGGAACAACTGTGACTGCAGTCACAACAACTGGAGGAACAACTGTAGCTGGAGCCACAACAACTGGAGGAACAACTGTGACTGGAGCCACAACAACTGGAGGAACAACTGTGACTGGAGCCACAACGACTGGAGGAACAACTGTGACTGGAGCCACAACAACTGGAGGAACAACTGTGACTGGAGCCACAACGACAGGAGGAACAACTGTGACTGGAGCCACAACGACTGGAGGAACAACTGTGACTGCAGTCACAACAACCGGAGGAACAACTGTGACTGGAGCCACAACAACTGGAGGAACAACTGTGACTGGAGCCACAACGACTGGAGGAACAACTGTGACTGAAGCCACAACAACTGGAGGAACAACTGTGACTGGAGCCACAACAACTGGAGGAACAACTGTAACTGGAGGCACAACAGTGACTGGAGCCACAACAACTGGAGGAACAACTGTGACTGGAGCCACAACGACTGGAGGAACAACTGTGACTGCAGTCACAACAACAGGAGGAACAACTGTGACTGGAGCCACAACAACTGGAGGAACAACTGTAACTGGAGCCACAACAACTGGAGGAACAACTGTGACTGGAGCCACAACAACTGGAGGAACAACTGTAACTGGAGGCACAACAGTGACTGGAGCCACAACAACTGGAGGAACAACTGTGACTGAAGCCACAACGACTGGAGGAACAACTGTGACTGTAGCCACAACGACTGGAGGAACAACAGTGACTGGAGCCACAACCACTGGAGGAACAACTGTGACTGAAGCCACAACGACTGGAGGAACAACTGTGACTGGAGCCACAACGACTGGAGGAACAACTGTGACTGCAGTCACAACAACAGGAGGAACAACTGTGACTGCAGTCACAACAACTGGGGGAACAACTGTAACTGGAGTCACAACAGTGACTGGAGCCACAACAACTGGGGAAACAACTGTGACTGAAGCCACAACGACTGGAGGAACAACTGTGACTGGAGCCACAACAACTGGAGGAACAACTGTGACTGAAGCCACAACGACTGGAGGAACAACTGTGACTGGAGCCACAACCACTGGAGGAACAACAGTGAATGGAGCCACAACCACTAGAGGAACAACTGTGACTGGAGCCACAACAACTGGGGGAACAACTGTAACTGGAGGCACAACAGTGACTGGAGCCACAACAACTGGAGGAACAACTGTGACTGAAGCCACAACGACTGGAGGAACAACTGTGACTGGAGCCACAACGACTGGAGGAACAACTGTGACTGGGGGCACAACAGTGACTGGAGCCTCAACAACTGGAGGAACAACTGTGACTGAAGCCACAATGACTGGAGGAACAACTGTGACTGGAGACACAGCGATTGGAGGAACAACTGTGACTGGAGACACAACCACTGGAGGAACAACTGTGACTGGAGCCACAACCACTGGAGGAACAACTGTGACTGGAGCCACAACAACTGGGGGAACAACTGTGACTGGAGGCACAACAGTGACTGGAGCCACAACAACTGGAGGAACAACTGTGACTGAAGCCACAACGACTGGAGGAACAACTGTGACTGGAGCCACAACGACTGGAGGAACAACTGTGACTGTGGGCACAACAGTGACTGGAGCCTCAACGACTGGAGGAACAACTGTGACTGAAGCCACAACAACTGGAGGAACAACTCTGACTGAAACCACAACGACTGCAGCAACAACTGTGACTGGGGGCACAACAGTGACTGGAGCCTCACTGACTGTAGGAACAACTGCGACTGGAGCCACAACAACTGAAGAAACAACTGTGACTGGAGCCACAACGACAGGAGGAACAACTGTCACTGGAGCCACAACGACTGGAGCAACAACCCTGACTGGAGCCACAACGACTGAAGGCACAACTGTGACTGGAGGCACAACTGTGACTGGAGCCTCAACGACTGGAGGAACAACTGTGACTGTATCCACAATGACTGGAGGAACAACTGTGACTGGAGGCACAACTGTGACTGGAGCCACAACAACTGGAGGAACAACAGTGACTGGAGCGACAACAAATGGAGGAACAACTGTGACTGGAGATACAACAACTGGAGGAACAACTGTGACTGGAGCCACAACGACTGGAGGTACAACTGTGATTGGAGCCACAACGACTGGAGGAATAACAGTGACTGAAGCCACAACGACTGGAGGAATAACAGTAACTGAAGCCATAACGACTGAAGGAACAACAGTGACTGGAGGCACAACAGTTACTGGAGCCACAACAACTGGAGGAACAACTGTCACTGGAGCCACAACGACTGGAGCAACAACCCTGACTGGAGCCACAACGACTGAAGGCACAACTGTGACTGGAGGCACAACTGTGACTGGAGCCTCAACGACTGGAGGAACAACTGTGACTGTATCCACAATGACTGGAGGAACAACTGTGACTGGAGGCACAACTGTGACTGGAGCCACAACAACTGGAGGAACAACAGTGACAGGAGCGACAACAAATGGAGGAACAACTGTGACTGGAGATACAACAACTGGAGGAACAACTGTGACTGGAGCCACAACGACTGGAGGTACAACTGTGATTGGAGCCACAACGACTGGAGGAATAACAGTGACTGAAGCCACAACGACTAGAGGAATAACAGTGACTGAAGCCACAACGACTGAAGGAACAACAGTGACTGGAGGCACAACAGTTACTGGAGCCACAACAACTGGAGGAACGACTGGTACTGGGGCCACAACAGTTACTGGAGCCATAACAACTGGAGGAACGACAGGTACTGGAGCCACAACGACAGGAGCCACAACGACAGGAAGTACAACTGTGACTGGAGGCACAACAGTGACTGGAGCCACAACGACTGGAGCCACAACGACTGGAGGCACAACTGTGACTGGAGCCACAACGACTGGAGCGACAACTGTGACTGGAGCCACAACGACTGGAGGCACAACTGTGACTGTAGCCACAACGACTGGAACCATAACGACTGGAACCACAACGACTGGAGCCACAACCACTGGAGCTACAACCACTGGAGGCACAACGACTGGAGCCACAACTGTGACTGGAGCCACAACGACTGGAGCCACAACCACTGGAGGCACAACTGTGACTGGAGCCACAACCACTGGAGCCACAACCACTGGAGCGACAACTGTGACTGGAGCCACAACCACTGGAGCGACAACTGTGACTGGAGCCACAACCACTGGAGCCACAACTGTGACTGGAGCCACAACGACTAGAGCCACAACCACTGGAGCTACAACCACTGGAGGCACAACTGTGACTGGAGCCACAACGACTAGAGCCACAACCACTGGAGCCACAACCACTGGAGGCACAACAACTGGAGCCACAACCACTGGAGCCACAACGACTAGAGCCACAACCACTGGAGCCACAACCACTGGAGCCACAACCACTGGAGCCACAACCACTGGAGGCACAACAACTGGAGCCACAACTGTGACTCCAAGCACAACTGTGACTGAAACCACAACTGGCACAACCACCAGTCTCTCTCCAACTACAACTGGAGGACCTACAACAGCACTAGCAACTACCACAACTGCTGTTGCACCCCGTCCAGCTGTAGTAGTTGTTCTTGCAGCTATAGTGGTGGTGCCGTTCGTACCACAGCTGACTGACCCAAATAGTCAAGAATTTATGGACCTTGCTCAATTGATTTTTATCATA TACGATAGGACCTTCAGAGCGAGATACAACACATACAGTCGCTGTGTCGTCAGACGCTTCAG ACTAAGTACACGACTATTGCGAGCTGATCGGGTGGAGTCGGATGTGGACATTGAGTTTGTCAACACAGCGACGTCAGAGGAAATTCCCAGTTCGAACGATATAGAGACAAATTTAAGGACGGATTTGGAAGATCCAGCCAACAacttcactttagaatttgatactaGCTCTATCAGAGTCACTG AGAGAAATGAAACAACGACAACTGCTGCACCCACCGAGGCACTCACATTACTACGCTTGACATTCCGTTCCGCCGGAGAGGAGTTCACGACAGACTTGCTAAATCCGTCTTCCCCTGCGTTCCAAAGTCGCGCCACCCTCATTAGGTCCATA